Proteins from one Verrucomicrobiota bacterium genomic window:
- a CDS encoding 50S ribosomal protein L24, whose amino-acid sequence MKKPVRNRRLHVKKGDEVVVISGSSRGKRGKIIHVFMKKMRVSVEGCAMIKKHMRKSQQHPQGAIIEREGTIHASNVMLASKWDARRAKRAAAQPALAADAPAAQAAPQPTA is encoded by the coding sequence ATGAAGAAACCCGTTCGGAACCGACGCCTCCACGTCAAGAAGGGCGACGAAGTGGTCGTGATCAGCGGCTCCAGCCGGGGCAAACGCGGCAAGATCATCCACGTCTTCATGAAGAAGATGCGCGTGTCCGTGGAGGGCTGCGCGATGATCAAGAAGCACATGCGCAAGAGCCAGCAGCACCCGCAGGGGGCGATCATCGAGCGCGAGGGCACCATCCACGCCTCCAACGTGATGCTGGCCTCCAAGTGGGACGCCCGCCGCGCCAAGCGCGCCGCCGCCCAACCCGCATTGGCCGCCGATGCGCCCGCCGCGCAGGCAGCGCCCCAACCCACAGCTTGA
- a CDS encoding 50S ribosomal protein L29, with protein sequence MKMSELQDLTLKELAVKGREFRQELFHLRIQQATSQLENPSRIRQLRKNIARVETQMSAVRIKAAKK encoded by the coding sequence ATGAAAATGTCCGAGCTCCAAGATCTCACGCTCAAGGAACTTGCCGTCAAGGGCCGCGAATTCCGGCAGGAGTTGTTCCACCTGCGGATCCAGCAGGCGACCTCCCAGTTGGAAAACCCGTCGCGCATCCGGCAACTTCGCAAGAACATCGCCCGGGTCGAGACCCAGATGTCCGCCGTTCGCATCAAGGCGGCCAAGAAGTAA
- the rplN gene encoding 50S ribosomal protein L14, translating into MLQVRSIVDVADNTGAKRAACIGATHKPSQRYCFVGETIKVHIKDAAPDGQVKKGEVCDAVIVRTRKAIRRDDGSYLRFDSNAIVIINAEGEPRGTRIFGPVARELRDLKFMKIISLAPEVL; encoded by the coding sequence ATGCTTCAAGTCCGTTCCATCGTTGATGTCGCCGACAACACCGGCGCCAAGCGGGCTGCTTGTATCGGCGCCACGCACAAGCCGAGCCAGCGATACTGTTTCGTGGGCGAGACGATCAAGGTCCACATCAAGGACGCCGCGCCCGACGGCCAGGTCAAGAAGGGTGAAGTCTGCGACGCCGTGATCGTGCGGACCCGCAAGGCCATCCGCCGCGACGACGGCTCCTACCTGCGATTCGACAGCAACGCGATCGTCATCATCAATGCCGAGGGCGAACCCCGCGGCACCCGCATCTTCGGCCCCGTTGCTCGCGAGCTTCGCGACCTCAAGTTCATGAAGATCATCTCCCTCGCCCCGGAAGTCCTATGA
- the rpsC gene encoding 30S ribosomal protein S3: MGQKCNPIGLRTAVNKDWRSKWYADKRDYARLLSEDHKIRGILKRKLESASVPRIQIERAASRCRITIHTARPGVVIGRKGAEIDKLKEELSRMTGKEIYVDIQEVTQPEADAQLVAEAIAMQLERRVSFRRAMKKAIQTAMGMDGVEGIKLRVAGRLGGAELARVEQYLEGRVPLHTLRANIDYGFAEALCTYGKLGVKCWICKGDRKPAKPVTVVTTETASAATATPSA, from the coding sequence ATGGGACAAAAGTGCAATCCAATCGGCCTGCGGACCGCGGTCAACAAGGACTGGCGTTCCAAGTGGTATGCGGACAAGCGGGACTACGCGCGACTGCTGAGCGAAGACCACAAGATCCGCGGCATCCTCAAGCGCAAGCTCGAGAGCGCGTCCGTGCCGCGCATTCAGATTGAGCGTGCGGCGAGCCGCTGCCGCATCACCATACACACCGCCCGCCCCGGCGTGGTCATTGGCCGCAAAGGCGCGGAGATTGACAAGCTCAAGGAAGAGCTGAGCCGGATGACGGGCAAGGAAATCTACGTGGACATCCAGGAAGTGACACAACCCGAAGCCGACGCGCAACTCGTAGCCGAGGCGATCGCGATGCAACTGGAGCGGCGTGTGTCGTTCCGGCGTGCGATGAAAAAGGCGATCCAGACCGCGATGGGGATGGACGGCGTGGAAGGCATCAAACTGCGGGTGGCCGGCCGCCTCGGCGGGGCCGAGCTGGCGCGCGTGGAGCAATACCTGGAAGGCCGCGTGCCGCTGCACACGCTCCGGGCGAACATTGATTATGGATTCGCCGAAGCCCTCTGCACCTACGGCAAGCTTGGGGTGAAGTGCTGGATCTGCAAAGGCGACCGCAAACCCGCGAAACCCGTGACCGTGGTGACCACCGAAACCGCATCAGCGGCGACTGCCACTCCGTCGGCCTGA
- the rplE gene encoding 50S ribosomal protein L5, with the protein MKDNPAEKPAKPAKPAKAEAVKAEPAPKGPPPAPPRLYTRYMEAVKPALFTSRKYTNVHQIPALEKIVINMGISAELEKTAVEDAARDLTTITGRKAVITKSRKSIANFKLRKGQAIGCRVTLRRAVMYEFFDRLVAAALPRIRDFRGVSNRSFDGRGNYTLGISDQTIFPEIDLDKVKRHQGMDVTIVTTAETDDEARELLKLMGMPFSENR; encoded by the coding sequence ATGAAAGACAATCCCGCCGAAAAACCCGCGAAGCCCGCCAAGCCCGCGAAAGCGGAGGCCGTGAAGGCCGAGCCCGCGCCAAAGGGTCCGCCTCCCGCGCCGCCGCGGCTCTACACCAGATACATGGAGGCGGTGAAGCCGGCACTCTTTACATCGAGGAAGTATACCAACGTCCATCAGATCCCGGCTCTCGAGAAAATCGTGATCAACATGGGCATCAGCGCGGAACTTGAGAAGACCGCGGTGGAGGACGCCGCGCGCGACCTCACAACCATCACCGGCCGCAAGGCGGTCATCACCAAGTCGCGCAAGAGCATCGCCAACTTCAAACTTCGCAAGGGCCAGGCGATCGGCTGCCGCGTGACCCTCCGGCGCGCGGTGATGTATGAGTTCTTCGACCGGCTGGTCGCCGCCGCGCTGCCGCGCATCCGCGACTTCCGCGGAGTCTCCAACCGCTCCTTCGACGGGCGCGGCAATTACACCCTGGGAATATCGGACCAGACGATTTTCCCGGAGATCGACCTCGACAAAGTGAAGCGGCACCAGGGCATGGACGTCACGATCGTGACCACCGCGGAG
- the rplP gene encoding 50S ribosomal protein L16, which translates to MPMMPARVKYRKMHRGSRKGLATRGHTVAFGEYGLQALERCWLDAKVIEACRVAISRHMKRRGKMWVRIFPQKSYTKKPLEVRMGTGKGGVEGWVAVIKPAAVLYEIDGVPEALARESLRLAATKMPIRTRFISRHTHA; encoded by the coding sequence ATGCCCATGATGCCCGCCCGAGTGAAGTATCGGAAGATGCACCGAGGCAGCCGCAAGGGGCTTGCCACGCGCGGGCACACCGTGGCCTTTGGCGAATACGGCTTGCAAGCGCTCGAGCGCTGCTGGCTCGATGCGAAAGTCATCGAAGCCTGCCGCGTCGCCATCAGCCGCCACATGAAACGGCGCGGCAAGATGTGGGTTCGCATCTTCCCGCAGAAATCCTACACCAAGAAGCCGCTTGAAGTCCGGATGGGCACCGGCAAGGGCGGCGTCGAAGGTTGGGTCGCGGTCATCAAACCCGCCGCCGTGCTTTACGAGATCGACGGTGTGCCCGAGGCGCTCGCGCGCGAATCGCTGCGGCTTGCGGCGACCAAGATGCCGATCCGCACCCGGTTCATCTCACGCCACACCCACGCCTAG
- the rpsQ gene encoding 30S ribosomal protein S17, with amino-acid sequence MTETQPIRETRRKERVGDVVSDKMDKTIVVRVERRFQHPIYKKVVTSSKKYYAHDEKGEARTGDRVRITETRPLSKTKRWRLVEIVERGERVHAPEPPTS; translated from the coding sequence ATGACCGAGACCCAACCCATCCGCGAAACCCGACGCAAGGAGCGCGTCGGCGACGTCGTGTCCGACAAGATGGACAAGACCATCGTCGTGCGCGTCGAGCGGCGCTTCCAGCACCCGATCTACAAGAAGGTCGTCACTTCCTCCAAGAAATACTACGCCCACGACGAGAAGGGCGAGGCGCGGACGGGCGACCGGGTCCGGATCACGGAGACGCGCCCCCTTTCCAAGACCAAGCGCTGGCGGCTCGTGGAGATTGTCGAGCGCGGCGAACGAGTCCATGCGCCCGAACCCCCAACGTCCTGA